A single window of Mycolicibacterium madagascariense DNA harbors:
- a CDS encoding enoyl-CoA hydratase: MADYRYVTYETLDEGTIARIMLNRPDQRNAQQRGLLVELNEAFLEAEADDRVRVVILGGNGPMFSSGHDLGSKTMMSEYQPGPDQHPSFSVNGATRAGAEKLMLQEWHYFFENTRRWRNLRKITVAQVHGDVYAAALMLMWACDLIVAADDTTFADVVGTRLGMCGVEYFAHPWEFGARKTKELMLTGDSLSVEEAYALGMVSKVFPADELADKTLEFARRIAKVPTMAALLIKESVNQTQDNQGFYNSLNACFTMHQLNHGHWVQVHNGGFPVANETDGLPNWREAPPVQPTAKTEP; the protein is encoded by the coding sequence ATCGCCAGGATCATGCTCAATCGCCCCGACCAGCGCAACGCCCAACAGCGCGGTCTGCTCGTCGAATTGAACGAGGCCTTCCTCGAGGCGGAGGCCGACGACAGGGTCCGCGTCGTCATCCTCGGTGGCAACGGGCCGATGTTCTCCTCCGGCCACGACCTCGGGTCCAAGACCATGATGTCGGAGTATCAGCCTGGGCCCGACCAGCATCCGAGCTTCAGCGTCAACGGCGCGACGCGCGCGGGCGCCGAGAAACTCATGCTGCAGGAGTGGCACTACTTCTTCGAGAACACCCGCCGCTGGCGCAATCTCCGCAAGATCACCGTCGCCCAGGTGCACGGTGACGTCTATGCGGCCGCGCTGATGCTGATGTGGGCGTGTGACCTGATCGTCGCCGCCGACGACACCACCTTCGCCGACGTCGTCGGGACGCGGTTGGGCATGTGCGGTGTCGAGTACTTCGCCCACCCGTGGGAGTTCGGCGCGCGAAAGACCAAGGAGCTCATGCTCACTGGCGATTCGCTGTCGGTGGAGGAGGCCTACGCGCTCGGCATGGTGTCCAAGGTGTTCCCGGCCGATGAACTCGCAGACAAGACGCTGGAGTTCGCCAGGCGCATCGCCAAGGTGCCGACGATGGCCGCGCTGCTGATCAAGGAGTCGGTCAACCAGACGCAGGACAACCAGGGCTTCTACAACTCCCTCAACGCGTGCTTCACCATGCACCAGCTCAACCACGGCCACTGGGTCCAGGTGCACAACGGGGGCTTCCCCGTCGCCAACGAAACCGACGGCCTACCCAACTGGCGAGAGGCCCCGCCGGTTCAGCCGACGGCCAAGACCGAACCGTAG
- a CDS encoding LLM class flavin-dependent oxidoreductase, which translates to MKISLFYEFALPRPWVQDDEHQMFIDGLDEVEAADKAGFSTVWLTEHHFLEEYCHSTAPEMFLAAASQRTKDIRLGFGIMHLPPAVNHPARVAERVSTLDLISNGRVEFGTGESSSVGELGGFNIDPADKRGQWEEALEVSIRCMTEEPFTGFKGQHIEMPARNVVPKPLQRPHPPVWVACTRPASVQMAAQKAIGALSFAYTGPGPLRDRVDGYYRELEEKGSPVTPLMNPNILAIGGDLSMMVAKTDEQAVQRLGVGGGFFSFGIMHYYMTGMHTPGRTGVWERYLEEVEADPSLAYGPGRGAIGSPDTVREFLRGYEESGVDEIILLLNPRSHEGTMESIELMGKEILPEFIERDEKHVAEKNARLAPVLEKLEARREASTAPGFDENYSFGGLPTGQGGKFTSSEIPEAMAEINEGRVQAAQLEKQAREAAH; encoded by the coding sequence ATGAAGATCTCACTGTTCTACGAGTTCGCCCTGCCACGGCCCTGGGTGCAGGACGACGAGCACCAGATGTTCATCGACGGTCTCGACGAAGTCGAAGCGGCCGACAAGGCGGGGTTCTCGACGGTCTGGCTGACCGAGCACCACTTCCTCGAGGAGTACTGCCACTCGACCGCCCCGGAGATGTTCCTCGCCGCAGCGAGCCAGCGCACCAAGGACATTCGCCTGGGCTTCGGCATCATGCACCTGCCGCCCGCGGTCAACCATCCGGCCCGCGTCGCCGAGCGGGTCTCCACCCTGGACCTGATCTCCAACGGCCGCGTCGAATTCGGCACCGGCGAATCGTCGTCGGTCGGCGAACTCGGCGGCTTCAACATCGATCCCGCCGACAAGCGCGGGCAGTGGGAGGAGGCGCTCGAGGTCTCCATCCGGTGCATGACCGAGGAACCGTTCACCGGTTTCAAGGGCCAGCACATCGAGATGCCCGCCCGCAACGTGGTCCCCAAGCCGCTGCAGCGTCCACACCCGCCGGTCTGGGTGGCGTGTACCCGGCCGGCGTCGGTGCAGATGGCCGCCCAAAAGGCCATCGGCGCACTGAGTTTCGCCTACACCGGGCCCGGTCCGCTCAGGGACCGCGTCGACGGCTACTACCGCGAGCTCGAGGAGAAGGGCTCACCCGTCACGCCGCTGATGAACCCCAACATCCTGGCCATCGGCGGTGACCTGTCGATGATGGTCGCCAAGACCGACGAGCAGGCCGTGCAGCGGCTCGGCGTCGGCGGCGGGTTCTTCTCCTTCGGCATCATGCACTACTACATGACCGGCATGCACACCCCCGGCCGGACCGGCGTGTGGGAGCGCTATCTCGAGGAGGTCGAGGCGGACCCGTCGCTCGCCTACGGTCCCGGCCGCGGCGCCATCGGGTCGCCGGACACCGTGCGCGAGTTCCTGCGTGGGTACGAGGAGAGCGGCGTCGACGAGATCATCCTGCTGCTCAACCCGCGCAGCCACGAGGGCACGATGGAGTCGATCGAGCTGATGGGCAAGGAGATCCTGCCCGAGTTCATCGAACGCGACGAGAAGCACGTCGCCGAGAAGAACGCGCGGCTCGCTCCGGTCCTGGAGAAGCTCGAGGCCCGGCGCGAGGCGTCCACGGCCCCCGGTTTCGACGAGAATTACTCATTTGGAGGACTTCCCACCGGTCAGGGTGGCAAGTTCACCTCCAGTGAGATCCCCGAGGCGATGGCGGAGATCAACGAGGGCAGGGTCCAGGCGGCGCAGCTGGAGAAGCAGGCACGCGAGGCGGCACACTGA
- a CDS encoding bifunctional 3-(3-hydroxy-phenyl)propionate/3-hydroxycinnamic acid hydroxylase, with translation MADDADVLIVGAGPVGLTLANILGQQGVRTLVVDERATLIDYPRGVGLDDEALRTFQSIGVVEHVLPHTVPNQILRFYDGRRRLLAEMAPPDARFGWPKRNGFVQPMVDAELLRGIDRFDCVEVGWGRAMESCEETRDGVRVAIAGEADPVTARYVVGCDGGRSATRRLMGVTFEGTTSATRWLVVDLASDPLGHPNSEVGADPVRPYASISIAHGIRRFEFMIHADETDEQVERPEFITRMLAPFVPHPDRVEVIRHRVYTHHSRIADAFRKGRMLIAGDAAHLMPVWQGQGYNSGIRDAANLGWKLAAVVKGEAGDGLLDTYDAERRKHARAMIDLSTMVGRVISPTNARVASLRDGLIRAASAVPTLKRYVLEMRFKPMPRYESGAIAHLAAPSDTSPTGTLFIQPRVDTRDAQNVLLDDVIGPGFAVLAWNNDPRALLGDEAIAQWKALGATFLALRPSTQLHWTGHDDSEVTVVGDRTGALKGFFDAHAESVLFLRPDRCIAGACIAQLAPELSAALFDVLHLVKGGKEVHDHVTRPVLHVAQPAAESARTAT, from the coding sequence ATGGCAGACGACGCCGACGTCCTGATCGTCGGGGCGGGGCCCGTCGGCCTCACCCTGGCCAACATCCTTGGACAGCAGGGGGTCCGGACCCTCGTCGTCGACGAGCGTGCCACCCTCATCGACTACCCGCGCGGTGTCGGACTCGACGACGAGGCGCTGCGGACGTTCCAGTCGATCGGCGTCGTCGAGCACGTCCTGCCGCACACGGTGCCCAACCAGATCCTGCGGTTCTACGACGGTCGCCGCCGCCTGCTGGCCGAGATGGCGCCGCCCGACGCGAGATTCGGCTGGCCCAAGCGCAATGGCTTCGTCCAGCCGATGGTCGACGCGGAACTGCTTAGGGGTATCGACCGCTTCGACTGCGTCGAGGTGGGCTGGGGTCGTGCCATGGAGTCGTGCGAGGAGACGCGCGACGGCGTGCGGGTCGCCATCGCCGGTGAGGCCGATCCCGTCACCGCGCGCTACGTCGTCGGGTGCGATGGCGGCCGCAGTGCGACGCGCCGGCTGATGGGCGTGACGTTCGAGGGCACCACCTCGGCGACGCGCTGGCTCGTCGTCGATCTGGCCAGCGATCCGCTCGGACACCCCAACAGCGAGGTCGGCGCCGACCCGGTGCGGCCCTACGCCTCGATCTCGATCGCACACGGAATTCGCCGCTTCGAGTTCATGATTCACGCCGACGAGACCGACGAGCAGGTCGAGCGCCCGGAGTTCATCACGCGCATGCTCGCCCCGTTCGTGCCCCATCCCGACCGCGTCGAGGTGATCCGGCACCGCGTGTACACGCACCACTCGCGCATCGCCGACGCCTTCCGCAAGGGTCGGATGCTGATCGCCGGTGACGCCGCCCACCTCATGCCCGTGTGGCAGGGGCAGGGCTACAACAGCGGCATCCGTGACGCGGCCAACCTGGGCTGGAAGTTGGCGGCCGTCGTCAAGGGCGAGGCCGGGGACGGGCTGCTGGACACCTACGACGCCGAGAGACGCAAGCATGCGCGCGCGATGATCGACCTGTCGACCATGGTCGGCCGGGTCATCTCGCCGACCAACGCGCGCGTTGCGAGCCTGCGCGACGGGCTGATTCGGGCCGCGTCGGCGGTGCCGACCCTCAAGCGCTACGTCCTGGAGATGCGGTTCAAGCCGATGCCGCGCTACGAGTCCGGCGCCATCGCCCATCTCGCGGCGCCGTCGGACACCTCGCCCACCGGCACGCTGTTCATCCAGCCGCGCGTCGACACCCGCGACGCGCAGAACGTCCTCCTCGACGACGTGATCGGTCCCGGGTTCGCCGTGCTCGCGTGGAACAACGATCCGCGCGCGCTCCTCGGTGACGAGGCGATCGCGCAGTGGAAGGCGCTCGGCGCAACGTTTCTCGCGCTGCGGCCGTCGACCCAGCTGCACTGGACCGGCCACGACGACTCCGAGGTCACCGTCGTCGGGGACCGCACCGGTGCGCTCAAGGGCTTCTTCGACGCCCACGCCGAGTCGGTGCTGTTCCTACGGCCCGACCGGTGCATCGCCGGTGCCTGCATCGCCCAACTGGCGCCCGAGCTGAGTGCTGCACTGTTCGACGTCCTCCACCTCGTGAAGGGAGGCAAGGAAGTTCATGACCACGTCACTCGCCCTGTGCTGCATGTCGCACAGCCCGCTGCTGAATCTGCCAGGACCGCCACCTGA
- a CDS encoding alpha/beta fold hydrolase gives MSEFESIWSDLQGVPFSQGYLDAGGVRTRYLHAGDTNQRTLVLLHGSGGHAEAYVRNLEAHAEHFSTWSIDMLGHGYTDKPGHPLEISHYVEHLLAVLDAIDVERVHLSGESLGGWVAARAASDHPDRFDRLVLNTAGGSQADPEVMKRIITLSMAAAENPSWETVQARIKWLMADKSKDYDDIVASRQRIYRQPGFVAAMSDIMALQDPEIRARNLLGPKEYGAITAPTMVLWTSDDPTADVSEGSRIASMIPGARFDVMAGCGHWPQYEDAKTFNALHIDFLLGR, from the coding sequence GTGAGCGAGTTCGAGAGCATCTGGAGTGACCTCCAGGGTGTCCCGTTCTCCCAGGGCTATCTCGACGCGGGCGGGGTGCGCACGCGCTACCTCCATGCCGGCGACACGAATCAGCGAACGCTGGTGCTGCTGCACGGCTCCGGTGGCCACGCCGAGGCCTACGTGCGCAACCTCGAGGCCCACGCCGAACACTTCTCGACGTGGTCGATCGACATGCTCGGCCACGGCTACACCGACAAACCGGGTCACCCACTGGAGATCTCGCACTACGTCGAGCACCTGTTGGCGGTGCTCGACGCCATCGACGTCGAGCGCGTCCACCTCTCGGGGGAGTCCCTCGGCGGTTGGGTCGCCGCGCGCGCCGCCTCCGATCATCCCGACCGCTTCGACCGACTGGTCCTCAACACCGCGGGCGGATCGCAGGCCGACCCCGAGGTCATGAAGCGCATCATCACGCTGTCCATGGCCGCGGCCGAGAACCCCTCCTGGGAGACGGTGCAGGCCAGGATCAAGTGGTTGATGGCCGACAAGTCCAAGGACTACGACGACATCGTCGCCAGCCGGCAGCGCATCTACCGTCAGCCCGGATTCGTCGCCGCGATGAGCGACATCATGGCGCTGCAGGACCCGGAGATCAGGGCGCGAAACCTGCTGGGCCCCAAGGAGTACGGCGCCATCACCGCACCCACGATGGTGCTGTGGACCAGCGACGACCCGACCGCCGACGTCAGCGAGGGCAGCCGCATCGCCTCGATGATCCCCGGCGCACGGTTCGACGTGATGGCCGGCTGTGGCCACTGGCCGCAGTACGAGGACGCCAAGACGTTCAACGCCTTGCACATCGACTTCCTGCTGGGGCGTTGA
- a CDS encoding FAD-dependent oxidoreductase — protein MSSGADLEFDVETDVVVLGTGGAGLTAALTAAAGGASVAVYEKADTVGGTTAVSGGIVWIPAHDRSPDGELTVDDAMRYLEAQSLGAMDTALVETFVRTGPEMLDFVEAHSELQFEVAAGFPDYKPELPGGRPSGGRSLNAKPFDLARLGEWSDRITSFPADWSNVGIDAETRARIHASVDDVDGDFCVAGTALVAGLLKGLLDLGVVPTTGARARELVARDGRIVGVRISMDGMDVRVGARRGVVLGTGGFEWDPTLVDAYLRGPMHGPVSPPNNTGDGLRMAMAHGADLANMGEAWWVPIVQIPGDTIDGHQRSRSVRLERTRPRSIIVNRAGKRFLNEAGEYNSMAGPFHHLDPRFGYLNDPAWIVFDSLHLKKYGFLGIDPDGVVPEWFCQSADLAELGEKTGIDPDGLARTVDAWNANVENETDPDFGRGSSAYDGYWGDDSAATPASKTLGPVDTAPFFAVPVTVGAMGTKGGPRTDADARVLHVDGDTIPGLYAVGNAMAGVTGKAYGGAGGTIGPAMVFGYRAGLALSR, from the coding sequence GTGAGTAGCGGAGCGGACCTGGAATTCGACGTCGAGACCGACGTCGTCGTGCTCGGCACCGGCGGTGCCGGCCTGACGGCGGCGCTGACCGCAGCGGCCGGCGGCGCCTCGGTTGCGGTGTACGAGAAGGCCGACACCGTCGGGGGCACCACCGCGGTCTCCGGCGGCATCGTCTGGATCCCCGCCCACGATCGCTCCCCCGACGGCGAACTCACGGTGGACGACGCCATGCGGTATCTGGAGGCGCAGTCCCTCGGCGCGATGGACACCGCGCTCGTCGAGACGTTCGTGCGCACCGGACCCGAGATGCTCGACTTCGTCGAGGCCCACAGTGAGCTCCAATTCGAGGTCGCCGCAGGCTTTCCCGACTACAAGCCCGAACTGCCCGGCGGCAGGCCCTCGGGCGGCAGGTCGCTCAACGCCAAGCCGTTCGACCTCGCCCGGCTCGGGGAGTGGAGCGATCGCATCACGTCGTTTCCCGCCGACTGGAGCAACGTGGGCATCGACGCCGAGACGCGGGCCAGGATCCACGCCTCGGTCGACGACGTCGACGGCGACTTCTGCGTCGCGGGCACCGCACTGGTCGCCGGCTTGCTGAAGGGACTGCTCGACCTCGGCGTCGTGCCGACCACCGGGGCCCGCGCACGCGAGCTGGTCGCCCGTGACGGCAGGATCGTCGGAGTGCGAATCAGCATGGACGGCATGGACGTTCGCGTCGGCGCCCGCCGTGGCGTGGTGCTCGGCACCGGGGGCTTCGAATGGGACCCCACGCTCGTCGACGCCTATCTGCGCGGCCCCATGCACGGTCCCGTCTCGCCACCGAACAACACGGGCGACGGCCTGCGCATGGCGATGGCCCACGGCGCCGATCTGGCCAACATGGGCGAGGCGTGGTGGGTGCCCATCGTCCAGATCCCCGGCGACACCATCGACGGGCATCAGCGCAGCCGCAGCGTGCGCCTGGAGCGCACGCGTCCCCGCAGCATCATCGTCAACCGGGCGGGCAAGCGGTTCCTCAACGAGGCGGGTGAGTACAACTCGATGGCGGGTCCATTCCACCACCTGGATCCGCGGTTCGGTTACCTCAACGATCCGGCGTGGATCGTGTTCGACTCGCTGCACCTGAAGAAGTACGGCTTCCTCGGCATCGATCCCGACGGCGTCGTGCCCGAATGGTTCTGCCAGTCCGCCGATCTCGCCGAGCTCGGCGAGAAGACGGGCATCGACCCCGACGGGCTGGCCCGCACCGTCGACGCGTGGAATGCCAACGTGGAGAACGAGACCGATCCCGACTTCGGCCGCGGCTCGAGCGCGTACGACGGGTACTGGGGTGACGACTCGGCCGCGACGCCCGCATCGAAGACGCTGGGTCCGGTCGACACCGCGCCGTTCTTCGCCGTCCCCGTCACCGTCGGTGCCATGGGCACCAAGGGTGGCCCGCGCACCGATGCCGACGCTCGGGTGTTGCACGTCGACGGCGACACGATCCCGGGTCTCTACGCCGTGGGCAATGCGATGGCGGGCGTGACGGGCAAGGCCTACGGCGGCGCGGGCGGAACCATCGGCCCCGCCATGGTGTTCGGCTACCGCGCGGGGCTGGCGCTCAGCCGGTGA
- a CDS encoding IclR family transcriptional regulator gives MTSVKQPGLAADRLAAGSQTLARGLTALQAVANSPAGMTAQQVADHVGVHRTIAYRLLSTLSQNRYLVKGEDGRYRPAAMLAALGASFDNNLRQLSVPTLRTLADDLGTTVSLLVAEGDQQVAVAVIVPTLVFYQLSFHEGSRHPLDRGAAGIALLSSMPPRPGERDLVPLTRERGWVMTHGEVEPDTYGLAVPVRRRPPSPPTCINLISHREDALIGGRDAVIEAAQRLSEILG, from the coding sequence ATGACGTCTGTCAAGCAACCGGGCCTGGCCGCCGATCGACTCGCCGCCGGCTCGCAAACGCTGGCCAGGGGCCTCACCGCGCTGCAGGCGGTCGCGAACTCACCCGCCGGGATGACCGCCCAGCAAGTGGCCGACCACGTGGGCGTGCACCGGACGATCGCCTATCGACTGCTGTCCACGCTGTCGCAGAACCGCTACCTGGTGAAGGGTGAGGACGGCCGCTACCGTCCGGCGGCGATGCTGGCCGCGCTCGGCGCGTCGTTCGACAACAACCTCCGGCAGCTGAGCGTGCCGACCCTGCGCACGCTCGCCGACGACCTCGGCACGACGGTGTCGTTGCTCGTCGCCGAGGGCGATCAGCAGGTGGCCGTGGCGGTCATCGTGCCGACCCTGGTCTTCTACCAACTGTCGTTCCACGAGGGCAGCCGTCACCCGCTGGACCGCGGCGCCGCGGGCATCGCGCTGCTGTCGAGCATGCCGCCGCGGCCCGGCGAGCGGGATCTGGTGCCGCTGACCCGCGAGCGGGGTTGGGTCATGACCCACGGCGAGGTCGAGCCCGACACCTACGGACTCGCCGTGCCGGTCAGGCGTCGACCGCCGTCACCGCCCACGTGCATCAATCTGATCTCCCACCGCGAGGATGCGCTGATCGGCGGGCGCGACGCGGTCATCGAAGCCGCCCAACGGCTTTCGGAAATCCTGGGCTGA
- a CDS encoding 3-carboxyethylcatechol 2,3-dioxygenase yields the protein MSHSPLLNLPGPPPELLDDIDSAVAAAAEFVRAFDPELVVTFSPDHYNGFFYRLMPPFCIGTAAVGVGDYGTYAGPLNVPADVATACAEALWDAGVDIAVSASMDVDHGTVQPLQALFGDVADVPVLPVFVNSVATPLGPLRRTRALGTAIGHFAASLGRRVLVVGSGGLSHDPPVPTLATAPPAALARIVHGEPMTAEQRSARQSAVMTAAHDFAAGGSALRPLNPDWDRALLELLDTNRGAEVDAWSNAWVAAEAGNSAHEVRTWLAAFAAMASQGPYETRLRYYRAAPELIAGFAIRTAVTA from the coding sequence ATGTCGCACAGCCCGCTGCTGAATCTGCCAGGACCGCCACCTGAACTGCTCGACGACATCGACTCCGCGGTCGCAGCGGCGGCCGAGTTCGTCCGGGCCTTCGATCCCGAACTGGTCGTGACGTTCTCACCGGATCACTACAACGGGTTCTTCTACCGGCTCATGCCACCGTTCTGCATCGGCACTGCGGCCGTCGGCGTCGGTGACTACGGCACCTACGCGGGTCCGCTCAACGTGCCCGCCGACGTCGCCACCGCGTGCGCCGAAGCACTGTGGGACGCCGGCGTCGACATCGCGGTCTCGGCGAGCATGGACGTCGACCATGGCACCGTCCAACCGCTGCAGGCCCTCTTCGGCGACGTCGCCGACGTGCCGGTGCTGCCGGTCTTCGTCAACTCCGTCGCCACGCCGCTCGGTCCGCTCAGGCGGACGAGGGCACTGGGCACGGCCATCGGCCACTTCGCGGCCTCCCTCGGAAGGCGGGTCCTCGTCGTGGGTTCGGGTGGGCTGTCGCATGATCCGCCGGTGCCGACCTTGGCGACCGCACCGCCGGCGGCGCTGGCCCGCATCGTGCACGGCGAGCCGATGACCGCCGAGCAGCGCAGCGCGCGACAGAGCGCGGTGATGACGGCTGCGCACGACTTCGCCGCCGGCGGCAGCGCGCTGCGACCGCTGAACCCCGACTGGGACAGGGCGCTGCTCGAGCTGCTCGACACCAACCGGGGCGCGGAGGTCGACGCCTGGTCCAACGCGTGGGTCGCCGCCGAGGCGGGCAACTCCGCACACGAAGTCCGTACGTGGTTGGCCGCTTTCGCGGCGATGGCGAGCCAGGGCCCCTACGAGACCCGGCTGCGCTACTACCGCGCCGCGCCCGAGTTGATCGCCGGCTTCGCGATCCGGACGGCGGTGACCGCATGA
- a CDS encoding FAD-binding protein codes for MTTPGFDHEVDVLVVGSGGGGMTAALAATAEGLDTLVVEKSAQFGGSTALSGGGIWVPGAPSQRRAGYEPSPDDVFTYLKEITGGLVSDARLRQYVDAAPEMMEFLEKSSRWFEFVWKPGYADYYPELPGGSERGSTINVPEIDLRVLGDEERNLLTPLALAPRGIWFAPKDLRLFYQVRQNWRGKAVLLKLIWRMVRAHVFGDRMAAIGQSLMARMRLALAEHDVPLWLDAPMTELITDLDGHVVGAVVERHGVAQRIGTRRGVILASGGFDHDMEWRREHLPELEKDWSFGNPAAMGDGIRAGEKVGGSLDLLDEAWWFPAICWPDGRLQFMLNERMMPSQFVVNGDGKRFVNEAAPYMDFAHAMIDGQRTGVAHVPCWLVTDIGSFHRYVVAGHLPIPKVPFAPVPTGRKVPQAWLDSGVVRTGNTFEELAREIGVPPAQLRQTAERFNALARTGHDDDFRRGDSAYDNYYGDPTLPNPNLRPLGKGPYYAFQIILGDLGTSGGLRTDEFARVLREDDTVIAGLYATGNATAAVMGRSYAGAGATIGPAMTFGYVAAKHLASHDRTPSQSTIESPRR; via the coding sequence ATGACCACCCCCGGCTTCGACCACGAGGTCGACGTGCTCGTCGTCGGTTCCGGTGGGGGCGGCATGACCGCCGCACTCGCGGCCACGGCGGAGGGTCTCGACACCCTCGTCGTCGAGAAGTCCGCGCAGTTCGGTGGTTCCACGGCGCTATCGGGCGGCGGCATCTGGGTCCCCGGCGCCCCGTCGCAGCGTCGCGCCGGCTACGAGCCCTCGCCCGACGACGTGTTCACCTACCTCAAGGAGATCACCGGCGGCCTCGTCAGCGACGCGCGCCTGCGCCAGTACGTCGACGCGGCCCCGGAGATGATGGAATTCCTGGAGAAGTCGAGCCGGTGGTTCGAATTCGTCTGGAAGCCCGGGTATGCCGACTACTACCCCGAACTGCCCGGCGGTTCGGAACGCGGGAGCACGATCAACGTGCCCGAGATCGACCTGCGCGTGCTGGGCGACGAGGAGCGCAACCTGTTGACGCCGCTGGCCCTGGCACCGAGGGGAATCTGGTTCGCGCCCAAGGACTTGCGGCTGTTCTATCAGGTGCGGCAGAACTGGCGCGGCAAGGCGGTGCTGCTGAAGCTCATCTGGCGGATGGTCCGGGCCCACGTGTTCGGTGACCGGATGGCCGCCATCGGACAGTCCCTGATGGCGCGGATGCGCCTGGCGCTGGCCGAGCACGACGTCCCGCTGTGGCTGGACGCACCCATGACCGAGCTGATCACCGACCTCGACGGTCACGTCGTCGGAGCCGTCGTGGAACGCCACGGCGTCGCGCAGCGCATCGGCACCCGCCGCGGCGTGATCCTGGCCTCCGGCGGTTTCGATCACGACATGGAATGGCGTCGCGAACACCTCCCCGAACTCGAGAAGGACTGGAGCTTCGGCAATCCCGCCGCCATGGGTGACGGCATCCGCGCGGGGGAGAAGGTCGGCGGGTCACTGGACCTGCTCGACGAGGCGTGGTGGTTTCCCGCCATCTGCTGGCCGGATGGACGTCTGCAGTTCATGCTCAACGAACGGATGATGCCGTCGCAGTTCGTCGTCAACGGCGACGGGAAGCGGTTCGTCAACGAGGCCGCGCCGTACATGGACTTCGCCCACGCGATGATCGACGGCCAGCGCACCGGCGTCGCACACGTGCCGTGCTGGCTCGTCACCGACATCGGCTCCTTCCACCGCTACGTCGTCGCGGGCCATCTCCCCATCCCGAAGGTGCCGTTCGCGCCGGTACCGACCGGACGCAAGGTACCGCAGGCCTGGCTGGATTCGGGTGTCGTCAGGACGGGCAACACCTTCGAGGAGCTGGCCCGCGAGATCGGCGTCCCGCCGGCGCAGTTGCGTCAGACCGCCGAACGCTTCAACGCCCTCGCCCGCACCGGCCACGACGACGACTTCCGTCGCGGTGACAGCGCCTACGACAACTACTACGGCGATCCGACACTGCCCAATCCCAACCTGCGCCCGCTGGGGAAGGGGCCGTACTACGCCTTCCAGATCATCCTCGGCGACCTGGGCACCTCCGGCGGACTGCGCACCGACGAGTTCGCCCGCGTCCTGCGCGAGGACGACACCGTCATCGCCGGGCTCTACGCCACCGGCAATGCGACCGCCGCGGTGATGGGACGCAGTTACGCGGGGGCCGGCGCGACCATCGGCCCGGCGATGACGTTCGGCTACGTGGCCGCCAAACACCTTGCCTCGCACGACCGCACACCAAGCCAATCCACGATCGAAAGCCCTCGGAGGTAA